The window TCAAATCGTCATGGACTGGTCAGACTCACATCTCTATGGATTTGTAAACAAGAAGAACGCTTGGTTTGAGCCGGTTTATGAAGATGATTTCGGTGATTTCAAAGAGAAATATGACTCACAGAAAGTATACCTTGGCTGTCCTTAAGGATGAAAAGCAGACGCTCACTTATATTTACGATTTCGGCGATGATTGGGAGCATAAAATATTGCTTGAACAATGTTTGGACGAACATGAAGGACCTCTTCCCATTTGCATAAAAGGAAAAGGCTCCCGTCCCCCCGAAGACAGCGGCGGTATGCATCACTATCAAAATATGCTCAAAACCTTGGCAGATCCAGAGGCAGATGAAGATGAAAAGGAAGATAT is drawn from Falsibacillus albus and contains these coding sequences:
- a CDS encoding plasmid pRiA4b ORF-3 family protein, encoding MAVLKDEKQTLTYIYDFGDDWEHKILLEQCLDEHEGPLPICIKGKGSRPPEDSGGMHHYQNMLKTLADPEADEDEKEDIQQWLDFMEEEPFSLEETNQVLLEFFEKGRS